In one window of Myxocyprinus asiaticus isolate MX2 ecotype Aquarium Trade chromosome 43, UBuf_Myxa_2, whole genome shotgun sequence DNA:
- the LOC127433189 gene encoding vesicle-associated membrane protein 2-like, whose product MSAPAPAGAPAPEGGNQPPNLTSNRRLQQTQAQVDEVVDIMRVNVDKVLERDQKLSELDDRADALQAGASQFETSAAKLKNKYWWKNAKMMIILGVICVIVLIIIIVYFST is encoded by the exons GTCTGCCCCAGCTCCTGCCGGTGCTCCTGCCCCAGAGGGAGGTAACCAGCCTCCCAACCTTACCAGCAACCGTCGCTTACAGCAGACACAGGCTCAGGTGGATGAG GTGGTGGACATTATGCGTGTGAACGTAGACAAGGTTCTGGAGAGGGACCAGAAGCTATCAGAACTGGATGATCGGGCTGATGCCCTGCAGGCTGGAGCCTCACAGTTTGAGACCAGCGCCGCCAAGCTCAAGAATAAATACTGGTGGAAGAATGCCAAG ATGATGATTATCTTGGGGGTGATATGCGTGATTGTCCTCATTATTATCATTG TGTACTTCAGCACCTAA